One stretch of Tenrec ecaudatus isolate mTenEca1 chromosome 18, mTenEca1.hap1, whole genome shotgun sequence DNA includes these proteins:
- the ZSCAN4 gene encoding zinc finger and SCAN domain-containing protein 4, with protein sequence MALTPRELSRRNPETERQDPTLTQGPHVHPGEGTPGAQRGHLHVFQSSSSAYVRKELQRLQQLFHMWLQPETHSKEEMISQMVIEQFLMNENCQNRSTLKEIWASSGRDLEKFLESLDSGCMEPPKYVHVCMQGQEALFGENIPLRDVIVHLRKQSSARIPTGENMGAPFQPPQDSPERTGQGRKEKEDHLCLSSQRAPENDSAACHNNHTPLLWIIQEDHKPEERDAEGDMAEYCERAGPGAVRSQAEPLEEASHAEAPVAVEPACIRGPDLAGAGPAHQGSQGKPPGGGSPGKLRQCPKPHKCGDCPKSFKYLSQLEVHQRRHRNERPFVCPECHKGFFQASDLHMHQLIHRGEKPFQCGLCSKSFSHRTNLLAHERIHTGEKPYECSLCRKSYRQSSTYHRHMRNQHKVAASQATPSPGCT encoded by the exons ATGGCCCTGACTCCCAGAGAACTATCCAGGAGGAATCCTGAGACAGAACGTCAAGACCCTACGCTCACACAAGGGCCTCATGTTCATCCGGGAGAGGGGACCCCTGGGGCGCAGCGCGGTCACCTCCACGTCTTTCAGTCCAGCAGTAGCGCATACGTGAGAAAGGAACTGCAGAGACTGCAGCAGCTGTTTCACATGTGGCTGCAGCCGGAGACGCACAGCAAGGAGGAAATGATTTCCCAGATGGTCATTGAACAGTTCCTGATGAATGAGAACTGCCAAAACAGGTCAACCCTGAAGGAGATATGGGCTTCGAGTGGCAGAGATCTGGAGAAGTTCCTGGAAAGCCTGGACAGTGGCTGCATGGAGCCCCCCAAGTAT GTCCATGTCTGCATGCAGGGACAGGAAGCCTTATTTGGGGAGAATATACCCTTACGAGATGTCATTGTTCACCTAAGAAAACAGTCGTCAGCAAGGATTCCAACAGGAGAGAACATGGGCGCCCCTTTCCAGCCTCCCCAAGATTCTCCTGAGCGCACAGGACAGG gaaggaaagagaaagaagaccACCTCTGCCTTTCTTCGCAAAGGGCTCCAGAAAACGACAGTGCCGCTTGCCACAACAATCACACACCTTTGCTCTGGATCATCCAGGAGGATCACAAGCCTGAGGAGAGAGACGCTGAGGGGGACATGGCGGAATACTGCGAAAGAGCAGGCCCAGGCGCCGTTAGATCTCAGGCAGAGCCGCTGGAAGAGGCCTCCCATGCAGAGGCCCCTGTGGCTGTAGAACCCGCGTGCATCCGCGGGCCAGACCTGGCTGGTGCTGGGCCTGCCCACCAGGGCAGCCAGGGGAAACCACCAGGTGGGGGATCCCCAGGAAAATTGCGCCAATGTCCCAAACCACACAAATGCGGGGACTGTCCCAAGAGCTTTAAGTACCTCTCTCAGCTGGAAGTGCACCAGAGGCGACACCGGAACGAGAGGCCCTTCGTATGTCCGGAGTGCCACAAGGGCTTCTTCCAGGCCTCGGACCTGCACATGCACCAGCTTATTCACCGCGGAGAGAAGCCCTTCCAGTGCGGCCTCTGCAGCAAGTCCTTCAGCCACAGAACCAACCTGCTGGCTCATGAGCGCATTCACACCGGAGAGAAGCCCTATGAGTGCAGCCTCTGCAGGAAAAGCTACCGCCAGTCATCCACATACCATCGCCACATGAGGAATCAACACAAAGTGGCCGCTTCCCAAGCTACTCCCTCGCCAGGGTGCACATAA